The proteins below are encoded in one region of Pseudomonas sp. SCB32:
- a CDS encoding phosphotransferase family protein, translating to MSLTDQTIRSREGEELDAAVIDGYLRDHIPGLQGQPRVSQFPGGASNLTYLIQYDNQELVLRRPPFGKKAKSAHDMGREYRILNQLKDGFPYCPKAYLYCTDEQVIGAEFYVMERVNGIILRSDLPKELNFSPEQTTALCKSFIDKFVDLHNVDYNACGLGDLGKPEGYVQRQIGGWIDRYEKSLTPDAPAWEQVKVWLREKMPADHHKPGIVHNDYRFDNVILDPNNPMQIIGVLDWEMTTLGDPLMDLGNTLAYWIQADDPQPLQMLRRQPSHEPGMLTRQQFADYYAERAGIQIDNLDYYYTYGLFRLAGIMQQIYYRFFHGQTQDKRFATFIHANKLLEQVSLQVIGKSRL from the coding sequence ATGTCGTTGACTGACCAGACCATCCGCTCCCGCGAAGGCGAAGAACTCGATGCCGCCGTGATCGACGGCTACCTCCGGGATCACATTCCCGGCCTGCAGGGCCAGCCGCGTGTCAGCCAGTTCCCTGGTGGCGCGTCGAACCTGACCTACCTGATCCAGTACGACAACCAGGAGCTGGTCCTGCGTCGTCCGCCCTTCGGCAAGAAAGCCAAGTCGGCCCACGACATGGGCCGCGAGTACCGCATTCTCAACCAGCTCAAGGACGGCTTCCCCTACTGCCCGAAGGCGTACCTGTACTGCACCGACGAGCAGGTGATCGGCGCCGAGTTCTACGTCATGGAGCGGGTCAACGGCATCATCCTGCGCAGCGACCTGCCCAAGGAGCTGAATTTCAGCCCGGAGCAGACCACTGCGCTGTGCAAGAGCTTCATCGACAAGTTCGTCGACCTGCACAATGTCGACTACAACGCCTGCGGCCTGGGCGACCTGGGCAAGCCCGAGGGCTACGTGCAGCGCCAGATCGGCGGCTGGATCGATCGCTACGAGAAGTCCCTGACCCCAGACGCGCCGGCCTGGGAACAGGTGAAGGTGTGGCTGCGCGAGAAGATGCCGGCCGACCACCACAAGCCGGGGATCGTGCATAACGACTACCGCTTCGACAACGTCATCCTCGACCCGAACAACCCGATGCAGATCATCGGCGTGCTGGACTGGGAAATGACCACCCTCGGCGACCCGCTGATGGACCTGGGCAACACCCTCGCCTACTGGATCCAGGCGGATGATCCGCAGCCGCTGCAGATGCTGCGGCGCCAGCCGAGCCATGAGCCGGGCATGCTGACCCGCCAGCAGTTCGCCGACTACTACGCCGAGCGCGCCGGCATCCAGATCGACAACCTCGATTACTACTACACCTACGGCCTGTTCCGCCTGGCCGGCATCATGCAGCAGATCTATTACCGCTTCTTCCACGGCCAGACCCAGGACAAGCGCTTCGCCACCTTCATCCACGCCAACAAGCTGCTGGAGCAGGTAAGCCTGCAGGTCATCGGCAAGTCCCGCCTGTAA
- a CDS encoding SCP2 sterol-binding domain-containing protein, with translation MSVADIVSTMKSKFNASAAAGLDLVFQFNIEDGDNHYLVVKDGTCEVVQGDAENPNVTLIMDSETLKGITSGETDGMQAFMAGKLRAEGDMMLAMKLGELFPV, from the coding sequence ATGAGCGTTGCTGACATCGTTTCCACCATGAAGAGCAAGTTCAACGCCAGCGCGGCCGCAGGCCTCGACCTGGTGTTCCAGTTCAACATCGAAGACGGTGACAACCACTATCTGGTGGTCAAGGACGGTACCTGCGAAGTGGTACAGGGCGATGCCGAGAACCCCAACGTCACCCTGATCATGGACAGCGAAACCCTCAAGGGCATCACCAGCGGCGAAACCGACGGCATGCAGGCCTTCATGGCTGGCAAGCTGCGCGCCGAAGGCGACATGATGCTGGCGATGAAGCTGGGCGAACTGTTCCCGGTCTGA
- a CDS encoding histidine phosphatase family protein, translated as MGSIYLIRHGQASFGSDDYDVLSPIGVRQAEVLGEHLANLGLRFDRCVSGDLRRQRHTAEAVMGRLSDAGIAIPALEIDPAFNEFEADAVIRAHLPDILELEPQALHIMRNAADHRAEFQRLFSTVIARWVSGEHDKDGLVSWAEFLDTVHGGLKRLLESASGKDSIGVFTSGGTITAMLQLVTGIPPLNAFELNWQIVNTSLNRLKFRGSEVALASFNSHVHLELLKAPELITYR; from the coding sequence GTGGGAAGCATCTACCTGATTCGACATGGCCAGGCTTCATTCGGCTCCGACGACTACGACGTGCTCTCGCCCATTGGCGTGCGCCAGGCGGAAGTCCTCGGCGAGCACCTGGCGAACCTGGGTCTGCGCTTCGACCGCTGCGTCAGTGGCGACCTGCGTCGCCAGCGGCATACCGCCGAAGCGGTGATGGGCCGCCTGAGCGACGCCGGGATCGCTATCCCTGCGCTGGAAATAGACCCCGCTTTCAACGAATTCGAAGCCGACGCGGTGATCCGCGCGCACCTGCCGGATATCCTCGAACTGGAGCCGCAGGCGCTGCACATCATGCGCAACGCCGCCGACCACCGCGCCGAGTTCCAGCGTCTGTTTTCCACCGTAATTGCCCGTTGGGTCTCCGGCGAGCACGACAAGGACGGTCTGGTCAGCTGGGCCGAATTCCTCGATACCGTGCACGGCGGCCTCAAGCGCCTGCTGGAGTCAGCGAGCGGCAAGGACAGCATTGGTGTGTTCACCTCCGGCGGCACCATCACCGCGATGCTGCAACTGGTGACCGGCATTCCGCCGCTGAACGCCTTCGAACTCAACTGGCAGATTGTCAACACTTCGCTCAACCGCCTGAAGTTCCGCGGCAGCGAAGTGGCCCTGGCTTCCTTCAACAGTCACGTGCATCTGGAATTGTTGAAGGCGCCGGAACTCATCACCTATCGCTGA
- the sohB gene encoding protease SohB, translated as MEFLADYAGFLAKTITVVVAIVIVLVVIAALRGRGRRGGGGHLEVHKLNDFYKELRERLQHSVLEKAKLKALRKSEAKSAKDAKKKKGGEQKNRVYVLDFDGDIKASATEQLRHEVTALLTLATPRDEVVLRLESGGGMVHGYGLAASQLARIRQAGVPLTVCVDKVAASGGYMMACIGERILSAPFAILGSIGVVAQLPNVHRLLKKHDVDFEVLTAGEYKRTLTVFGENTEKGREKFQEDLETTHELFKRFVVHYRPQLAIDEIATGEVWLGQAALGKKLVDELKTSDEYLAERAREADVYQLSYVQKKSIQERFGVGISGVIDRVLVTWWERLGRSRFWQ; from the coding sequence GTGGAGTTTCTAGCGGATTACGCGGGTTTCCTGGCCAAGACCATCACCGTGGTGGTGGCCATCGTCATCGTTCTGGTGGTGATCGCCGCGCTGCGCGGCCGCGGTCGCCGGGGTGGCGGCGGGCACCTGGAGGTGCACAAGCTCAACGACTTCTACAAGGAGCTGCGCGAGCGCCTGCAGCACAGCGTGCTGGAGAAAGCCAAGCTGAAGGCCCTGCGCAAGTCCGAGGCGAAGTCGGCCAAGGATGCGAAAAAGAAGAAGGGCGGCGAGCAGAAGAACCGCGTCTACGTGCTGGACTTCGACGGCGACATCAAGGCCTCGGCCACCGAGCAGCTGCGCCATGAAGTGACGGCGTTGCTGACCCTGGCCACCCCGCGTGACGAAGTGGTGCTGCGCCTGGAGAGCGGCGGCGGCATGGTCCACGGTTACGGCCTGGCAGCTTCCCAGCTGGCGCGCATCCGCCAGGCCGGCGTACCGCTGACCGTCTGCGTCGACAAGGTGGCGGCCAGCGGCGGCTACATGATGGCCTGCATCGGCGAGCGCATCCTTTCCGCACCCTTCGCCATCCTCGGCTCCATCGGCGTGGTGGCGCAGCTGCCCAACGTGCACCGCCTGCTGAAGAAGCACGACGTCGATTTCGAAGTGCTCACCGCCGGTGAGTACAAGCGCACCCTGACCGTGTTCGGCGAGAACACCGAGAAGGGCCGGGAGAAGTTCCAGGAAGACCTGGAAACCACCCACGAACTGTTCAAGCGCTTCGTCGTCCACTACCGCCCGCAACTGGCCATCGACGAGATCGCCACTGGCGAGGTCTGGCTGGGTCAGGCGGCGCTGGGCAAGAAGCTGGTGGACGAGCTCAAGACCAGCGACGAATACCTGGCCGAACGCGCCCGCGAGGCGGATGTCTACCAGCTCAGCTATGTGCAGAAGAAATCCATCCAGGAGCGCTTCGGCGTCGGCATCAGCGGCGTGATCGACCGCGTGCTGGTGACCTGGTGGGAGCGCCTGGGGCGCAGCCGTTTCTGGCAATGA
- a CDS encoding YhdH/YhfP family quinone oxidoreductase yields the protein MSAFKALWVTESAHGVYDLQVTERQVSDLPAGEVLVRVKYSSLNYKDALSASGNRGVTRKYPHTPGIDAAGVVEESSAGEFAVGDEVIVTGYDLGMNTPGGFGQYIRVPAAWLIKRPQGLSLREAMILGTAGLTAALCVDKLENAGVTPSSGPVLVTGATGGVGSIAVMLLAQLGYTVAAATGKLEQAELLNRLGARQILDRATVSDGVDKPLLREQWAGAVDTVGGDILFNVVKSLQYGGSVACCGLTAGAAFKATVLPFILRGVNLLGVDSVELPLVVKASMWDKLSLQWKLDNLEAAVREIKLDDLPAAIHQILAGKLVGRVLVNLD from the coding sequence ATGAGTGCATTCAAGGCGTTGTGGGTCACCGAGTCGGCGCACGGCGTGTACGACCTGCAAGTGACCGAGCGGCAGGTTTCCGATCTGCCGGCAGGTGAAGTGCTGGTGCGGGTGAAGTATTCCTCGCTGAACTACAAGGATGCGCTGTCCGCCAGCGGCAACCGGGGCGTCACCCGCAAGTACCCGCACACGCCCGGCATCGATGCCGCCGGTGTGGTGGAAGAGTCTTCGGCGGGCGAGTTCGCGGTTGGCGACGAGGTGATCGTCACCGGCTACGACCTGGGCATGAACACCCCAGGCGGCTTCGGCCAGTACATCCGCGTCCCGGCGGCCTGGCTGATCAAGCGTCCGCAGGGTCTGTCGCTGCGCGAAGCGATGATCCTCGGCACCGCCGGCCTGACCGCTGCACTGTGCGTCGACAAGCTCGAGAACGCTGGCGTGACTCCGTCCTCGGGTCCCGTCCTGGTCACCGGCGCGACCGGCGGCGTGGGCAGCATCGCGGTGATGCTGCTGGCTCAACTGGGCTACACCGTGGCCGCCGCCACCGGCAAGCTGGAGCAGGCCGAGCTGCTGAATCGTCTCGGCGCGCGGCAGATACTCGACCGCGCTACCGTCTCCGACGGCGTCGATAAGCCGCTGCTGCGTGAGCAGTGGGCCGGTGCGGTGGACACCGTGGGCGGCGACATCCTGTTCAACGTGGTCAAGTCGCTGCAGTACGGCGGCAGCGTCGCCTGCTGTGGCCTGACAGCAGGCGCCGCCTTCAAGGCCACCGTGCTGCCCTTCATCCTGCGTGGCGTGAACCTGCTGGGCGTGGACTCGGTGGAGCTGCCGCTGGTGGTCAAGGCTTCCATGTGGGACAAGCTGTCCCTGCAGTGGAAGCTCGACAACCTCGAAGCGGCGGTGCGCGAGATCAAGCTCGACGATCTGCCTGCCGCCATCCACCAGATTCTGGCCGGCAAGCTTGTAGGGCGGGTGCTGGTGAATCTGGACTGA
- a CDS encoding stage II sporulation protein M, which produces MLSTYAVLGLLGHGLITDFIPTADWLSDGVIPSVLVAGILSLAFYWTLLTDRGYFALETPRLVRWLAVVLAPVLLFMCCLIVLVYAGGDLQARFWGRPQSATVTLEKQHTNSRRTCHYRLVGEDLKRSLFKHACVQQERYGTLPARAAYVLVGRSSSLGLHIDEIMTSSGERILSPLEALLR; this is translated from the coding sequence ATGTTGTCCACTTATGCCGTGCTGGGTCTGCTCGGACACGGATTAATTACCGATTTCATTCCCACGGCTGACTGGCTCTCGGATGGAGTGATCCCTTCAGTATTGGTCGCAGGGATTCTGTCGCTCGCTTTCTACTGGACGCTCTTGACTGATCGTGGGTATTTCGCCCTTGAGACGCCTCGATTGGTGAGGTGGTTGGCAGTAGTGTTGGCGCCTGTACTGCTGTTCATGTGCTGTCTCATCGTGCTGGTCTATGCGGGAGGCGACCTGCAGGCGCGCTTTTGGGGACGGCCTCAGTCCGCGACTGTCACGCTGGAAAAGCAGCACACCAACAGTCGTCGTACTTGTCACTACCGATTGGTGGGTGAGGATCTGAAGCGATCCCTGTTCAAGCACGCCTGTGTCCAACAGGAACGCTATGGGACATTGCCAGCGCGTGCCGCCTACGTTCTGGTAGGTAGGTCATCTTCTCTCGGTCTTCATATCGACGAGATCATGACGTCCAGCGGAGAGCGGATACTTTCACCGCTGGAAGCCTTGCTTCGCTGA
- a CDS encoding alpha/beta fold hydrolase yields the protein MITPLPRPLANGNGHSLSSHWYYPPGKARGAVLIVPAMGVEQRFYTAFANWLAERGYLTVTFDYVGMGQSRSGHLRDLDVDVLAWGNHDCSAMLDAVVEAAGGLPVYWIGHSLGGQILPFVRGTERIHRAFTIATGSGYWRENTKGLRHKAWLLWYFLAPTVTPLLGYFPGKRLGVVGDLPRGVIEQWRRWCLNPEYAVGAEGGAVREAYSSVRTPITSISFTDDEMMSGRNTESLHGFYHGSPKTLKRIAPEDIGVKRIGHFGFFRHQFADSLWADYLLPDLG from the coding sequence ATGATCACCCCGCTTCCGCGTCCCCTGGCCAACGGCAACGGCCACAGCCTTTCCAGCCACTGGTACTACCCGCCTGGCAAAGCCCGTGGCGCCGTGCTGATCGTCCCCGCCATGGGCGTCGAGCAGCGCTTCTACACCGCCTTCGCCAACTGGCTGGCCGAGCGTGGCTATCTCACCGTGACCTTCGATTACGTCGGCATGGGCCAGTCCCGCAGCGGCCACCTGCGCGACCTGGACGTGGATGTCCTGGCCTGGGGCAACCACGACTGCAGCGCCATGCTCGACGCCGTGGTGGAAGCCGCAGGCGGCCTGCCGGTGTACTGGATCGGCCACAGCCTCGGCGGGCAGATTCTGCCCTTCGTACGCGGCACCGAGCGCATCCACCGCGCCTTCACCATCGCCACCGGCAGCGGCTACTGGCGCGAAAACACCAAGGGATTGCGGCACAAGGCCTGGCTGCTCTGGTATTTCCTGGCACCAACTGTCACGCCACTGCTGGGCTATTTCCCAGGCAAACGCCTGGGTGTGGTCGGGGATTTGCCGCGCGGGGTGATCGAGCAATGGCGGCGCTGGTGCCTGAACCCGGAATACGCGGTGGGCGCCGAAGGTGGCGCGGTGCGCGAGGCGTATTCATCGGTGCGCACACCCATCACCTCCATCTCCTTCACCGACGACGAAATGATGTCCGGACGCAATACCGAGTCGCTGCACGGCTTCTATCACGGCTCGCCGAAGACGCTGAAGCGAATTGCGCCAGAAGACATCGGCGTGAAGCGCATCGGCCACTTCGGCTTCTTCCGCCACCAGTTCGCCGATTCGCTGTGGGCGGATTACCTGCTGCCGGACCTGGGTTGA
- a CDS encoding hotdog fold domain-containing protein, which produces MSQMLQMYQQAGPAQFSAMIGQIAPYFSTIAPQFVELRPGYAEVTFAKRREVLNHIGTVHAIALCNAAELVAGTVTDVSIPTGRRWSPRGMTVEYLAKATGDVRAVADASAVDWSQEGDIRVPVLAYVGDKPVFRAEITMYVSQA; this is translated from the coding sequence ATGAGTCAGATGCTGCAGATGTACCAACAAGCCGGCCCGGCGCAGTTCAGCGCCATGATCGGCCAGATCGCCCCGTATTTCTCCACCATCGCCCCGCAGTTCGTCGAACTGCGCCCAGGCTATGCGGAAGTCACCTTCGCCAAGCGCCGCGAAGTGCTGAACCATATCGGCACCGTGCACGCCATTGCCCTGTGCAACGCCGCCGAACTGGTGGCCGGCACCGTGACCGACGTATCGATCCCCACGGGCCGCCGCTGGAGTCCCCGTGGCATGACGGTGGAATACCTGGCCAAGGCCACCGGCGACGTGCGCGCCGTGGCCGACGCCAGCGCGGTGGACTGGAGCCAGGAAGGCGACATTCGCGTGCCGGTGCTCGCCTACGTCGGCGACAAGCCGGTGTTCCGCGCCGAGATCACCATGTACGTCAGCCAGGCCTGA
- a CDS encoding TetR/AcrR family transcriptional regulator: MARPSRKDDILQAALACFSESGVDATTIEMIRDRSGASIGSLYHHYGNKERIIGALYLTGVGQYAALLDAGLEEGMSAEACVKLFVTCYVDWVAANPDWARFILHSRGRVEAGEVGEALREANRQQGRRIAGALSEHRKAGAFKELAPELFNSVVIGPSQDYARNWLAGRTKVDLIDCREQLAQIAWESVRA, from the coding sequence ATGGCCCGACCCTCCCGCAAAGACGACATCCTCCAGGCCGCACTGGCCTGCTTCAGCGAATCCGGCGTGGACGCCACTACCATCGAGATGATTCGCGACCGTTCCGGCGCCAGCATCGGCAGTCTCTACCACCATTACGGCAACAAGGAGCGGATCATTGGCGCGCTGTACCTCACCGGCGTCGGCCAATACGCAGCACTGCTCGACGCCGGATTGGAGGAGGGAATGAGCGCGGAGGCTTGCGTGAAGCTGTTCGTCACCTGCTACGTCGACTGGGTGGCAGCCAATCCGGACTGGGCGCGTTTCATCCTGCACAGCCGTGGCCGTGTCGAGGCAGGAGAGGTGGGCGAGGCGTTGCGTGAGGCCAACCGCCAGCAGGGCCGACGCATTGCCGGAGCGCTCTCTGAACACCGCAAGGCCGGTGCGTTCAAAGAGCTTGCGCCGGAGTTGTTCAATTCGGTGGTGATCGGCCCGAGCCAGGACTACGCGCGCAACTGGCTGGCCGGGCGGACGAAGGTGGATCTGATCGATTGCCGGGAGCAGTTGGCGCAGATCGCCTGGGAGAGTGTGCGGGCCTGA
- a CDS encoding DUF934 domain-containing protein — protein sequence MQRIIKNREVVDDRWHLLPKDATLETVPNCDDVIIPLNLWLEHGPALRGRDGGLGVWLDADEEPEAIAEDLDKFKVIAVNFPAFTDGRGFSTARLLRERFGYKGEVRAIGDVLRDQLFFMQSCGFDAYAIRADRDPHDALASLEDFSEVYQTSVTQPQPLFRRRQLA from the coding sequence ATGCAGCGAATCATTAAGAACCGCGAGGTCGTCGACGACCGCTGGCACCTGCTGCCCAAGGACGCGACCCTCGAGACCGTGCCCAACTGCGACGACGTGATCATCCCGCTGAACCTGTGGCTGGAACACGGCCCTGCCCTGCGCGGCCGTGACGGCGGCCTGGGCGTCTGGCTGGACGCGGACGAAGAGCCCGAAGCCATCGCCGAAGACCTGGACAAGTTCAAGGTCATCGCCGTGAACTTCCCTGCCTTCACTGACGGCCGCGGCTTCAGCACCGCGCGCCTGCTGCGCGAGCGCTTCGGCTACAAGGGCGAAGTGCGCGCCATCGGCGACGTGCTGCGCGACCAACTGTTCTTCATGCAGAGCTGCGGCTTCGACGCCTACGCCATCCGCGCCGACCGTGATCCGCACGACGCGCTGGCGAGCCTGGAAGACTTCTCCGAGGTCTACCAGACCTCAGTGACCCAGCCGCAACCGCTGTTCCGGCGCCGTCAGCTCGCCTGA
- a CDS encoding nitrite/sulfite reductase — translation MYVYDEYDQRIVEDRVKQFRDQTRRYLAGELTGEEFRPLRLQNGLYIQRYAPMLRVAVPYGLLSSRQVRKLAQIARDYDKGYAHISTRQNVQYNWPELEDVPEILAELATVQMHAIQTSGNCIRNTTTDQFAGVARDELVDPRPWCEIIRQWSTFHPEFAHLPRKFKIAVNGAVSDRAAIEVHDIGLEAVKNEAGELGFRVSVGGGLGRTPIVGSFIHSFLPWQHLLSYLDAILRVYNRYGRRDNKYKARIKILVKALTPEVFAQKVDAEWANLKDGPSTLTDAELQRVAAHFVDPAYQALEDQDAALAQLDAENPGFARWRTRNTFAHKKPGYVAVTLSLKPTGVAPGDITDKQLDVVADLADRYSFGEVRNSHNQNIILADVEQAQLFTLWGELRENGFATPNVGLLTDLICCPGGDFCSLANAKSLPVAEAIQRRFDDLDYLFDIGDLDLNISGCMNACGHHHVGHIGILGVDKKGEEFYQVSLGGSASREASLAQILGPSFAQDQMADVIEKIINVYVEQRTEEERFLDTYRRIGIDPFKERVYAANH, via the coding sequence ATGTACGTATATGACGAATACGATCAAAGGATCGTAGAAGATCGCGTCAAGCAGTTCCGCGATCAGACCCGCCGTTACCTGGCAGGTGAACTGACCGGCGAGGAATTCCGCCCGCTGCGTCTGCAGAATGGCCTGTACATCCAGCGCTACGCACCCATGCTGCGAGTGGCCGTGCCTTACGGCCTGCTGTCCTCCCGGCAGGTTCGCAAGCTGGCGCAGATCGCCCGCGACTACGACAAGGGCTACGCACACATCAGTACTCGCCAGAACGTCCAGTACAACTGGCCGGAACTGGAAGACGTGCCGGAAATCCTGGCGGAGCTGGCCACCGTGCAGATGCACGCGATCCAGACCAGCGGCAACTGCATCCGCAACACCACCACCGACCAGTTCGCCGGCGTCGCCCGTGACGAACTCGTGGACCCGCGCCCCTGGTGCGAGATCATCCGCCAGTGGTCGACCTTCCACCCCGAATTCGCCCACCTGCCGCGCAAGTTCAAGATCGCCGTCAACGGTGCCGTGAGCGACCGCGCCGCCATCGAGGTGCACGACATCGGCCTGGAAGCGGTGAAGAACGAAGCCGGCGAGCTGGGCTTCCGCGTCTCCGTCGGCGGCGGCCTGGGCCGTACCCCGATCGTCGGCAGCTTCATCCATTCATTCCTGCCCTGGCAGCACCTGCTGTCCTACCTGGACGCCATCCTGCGCGTGTACAACCGCTATGGCCGTCGGGACAACAAGTACAAGGCGCGCATCAAGATTCTGGTCAAGGCACTGACTCCGGAAGTCTTCGCCCAGAAGGTCGACGCCGAATGGGCGAACCTGAAGGACGGCCCGAGCACCCTGACCGACGCCGAACTGCAGCGCGTGGCCGCCCACTTCGTCGACCCGGCCTACCAGGCCCTGGAAGACCAGGACGCGGCCCTCGCCCAGCTGGATGCCGAGAACCCCGGCTTCGCCCGCTGGCGCACCCGCAACACCTTCGCCCACAAGAAGCCCGGCTACGTCGCCGTGACCCTGTCGCTCAAGCCCACCGGCGTGGCGCCTGGCGACATCACCGACAAGCAGCTGGACGTGGTCGCCGACCTCGCCGACCGCTACAGCTTCGGCGAAGTGCGCAACAGCCATAACCAGAACATCATCCTCGCCGACGTCGAGCAGGCGCAGCTGTTCACCCTCTGGGGCGAACTGCGCGAGAACGGTTTCGCGACCCCGAACGTGGGCCTGCTGACCGACCTCATCTGCTGCCCGGGCGGTGACTTCTGCTCCCTGGCCAACGCCAAGTCGCTGCCGGTGGCCGAAGCCATCCAGCGTCGCTTCGATGACCTGGACTACCTGTTCGACATCGGCGACCTCGACCTGAACATCTCCGGCTGCATGAACGCCTGCGGCCACCACCACGTGGGCCACATCGGCATCCTCGGCGTGGACAAGAAGGGCGAGGAGTTCTACCAGGTCTCCCTCGGCGGCAGCGCCAGCCGTGAGGCGAGCCTTGCGCAGATCCTCGGCCCATCCTTCGCCCAGGACCAGATGGCCGACGTGATCGAGAAGATCATCAACGTCTACGTGGAACAGCGCACCGAAGAGGAACGTTTCCTCGATACCTACCGTCGCATCGGCATCGATCCCTTCAAGGAGCGCGTATATGCAGCGAATCATTAA
- a CDS encoding PaaI family thioesterase — protein MHLDSLQDTVAPEGVCYGCGGSNPHGLHVKSHWHEDGIHVVAEHLPDARYCGWPELVYGGLIAMLVDCHSNWTAMAYHYRAEGREPGSLPRIDCVTGNLGIKYIKPTPMGVPLTLKAHVAGEVGRKSRIICEVYAGDVLTCVGDSIFVRVDTSQLRDAAHGREV, from the coding sequence ATGCACCTGGATTCACTGCAAGACACCGTCGCGCCGGAAGGCGTCTGCTATGGCTGCGGCGGCAGCAACCCGCACGGACTGCACGTCAAGAGCCATTGGCACGAGGATGGCATCCACGTCGTCGCCGAGCACCTGCCCGACGCCAGGTACTGCGGCTGGCCGGAACTGGTCTACGGTGGTCTGATCGCCATGCTGGTGGATTGCCACTCGAACTGGACCGCCATGGCCTACCACTACCGCGCCGAGGGGCGCGAGCCGGGAAGCCTGCCGCGTATCGACTGCGTGACCGGGAACTTGGGCATCAAGTACATCAAGCCGACGCCGATGGGAGTGCCGCTGACCCTGAAGGCGCACGTAGCGGGTGAGGTCGGGCGCAAGAGCAGGATCATCTGCGAGGTCTACGCCGGCGATGTGCTGACCTGCGTCGGTGACTCGATCTTCGTACGCGTCGACACCTCGCAACTGCGCGACGCCGCCCACGGCCGCGAGGTCTGA
- a CDS encoding DUF2970 domain-containing protein, giving the protein MDDQQNKPPTFWQMLHSVLAAAFGVQSGKNRARDFSQGKPSHFIAMGILFTLVFVLLLYALVRVVLHFAGL; this is encoded by the coding sequence ATGGACGATCAACAGAACAAGCCACCAACCTTCTGGCAGATGCTGCACAGCGTGCTGGCCGCCGCCTTCGGCGTGCAGAGCGGGAAAAACCGCGCACGTGACTTCAGCCAGGGCAAGCCCAGCCACTTCATCGCCATGGGCATCCTGTTCACGCTGGTCTTCGTGCTGCTGCTCTACGCCCTGGTGCGAGTGGTGCTGCACTTCGCCGGACTCTAG